From Deltaproteobacteria bacterium:
GGGCTGGGTGGCGCGCTTCATCGTCAATCCGTGTCGACCCAGGGGACACCCTGGGGCAGGGGCGGATGCTCGTTCTCCAGCCGGGGCGGCTCCTCTTCCAGATCGAGGTCGACGTCGATCTCCGCGTCGGCGGCGGCTGGCGCCTCGGCGGGAGCAGGTGCCTGGGCCCCGGGGGGGGCCGGCGGCGGGCTGGCCGGAGGCAGATCGAAGATGGTGGTCGCCCGCGGGCCCGGAGGGGCAGCGAGGGGCTCCGGAGCAGGCGCCGGGGGGAGCACGGCGGCCTGCGGCGGCGGCACCGGGGCGGCGGGCCGCGGAGGGAGGGGGACCGGCGCGCTCACCACCGTGGGAGGAGGGCTGGCCTCGTACTCGGGGACCGGCACCTCGCCCAGCGAGGGCGCCGGTAGCTCGGGCGCCGCGGTGACCGGCATGCCGAGCTGGGTGGGGGCCGCCGCCGCGTCCTCCTCGTCGGTCGGCGAGGGAGGGGTCGGCGGCGCGGGAGCGGCGGCCGGGGCGGGCGGCCTCATGGCGGGCATGGCCACCGGAGTGAAGGAGCGCGCCACTGGCAGGAAGGGATCGGTGCCGGTCTTGGCGAGGTCGGTGGTGGCCGGGGCGTCGGCGGTGGTCTGCGCCGTCGACCAGAGCACCCGGTGGATGTCGAGGGCTTCGGCCACGCCCTTGAGCGGGGTGGGGGGCAGCTGCTCGGTGGGGAGCTCCTTCCCGGCGGCCCGGAGGGTCTGGGCCGTGGTGAGGATCTGTCCGCCGTGGGCCAGGTCGCAGAGGCGGGCCGCGATGTTCACCGCCGGCCCGATGACCGTGTAGTCCATCCGGCGGCTGCCACCGATCGCGCCGGCGACCACCGTCCCGGAGGCGACGCCGATGCCCAGGCGCAGGGGGGCGTCGCCCAGCTGGAGCCGGGAGGCGCGCTGCATCATCTCCCGGGCCGCCAGCAGGGCGAGGTGGGCGTGCTCGGGCACCGGCAGGGGGGCACCCCAGACCGCCATCACGCAGTCGCCCATGAACTTGTCGACCATCCCCTGCCGCTCGAAGACCGCCTCGGTCATCTCCTCGTAGAAGCCGGTCAGCGCCCGGACGATCGCCTCGGCGCCGAGCTGGCCGGTGGCCCGGGTGAAGCCGCGGATGTCGGCGTAGAGGATGGTGGCCGTGGTGTTGCGGCTCTCCAGCTTCAGGTCGATGCCGCCGGTCACGGCCTGATCGACCAGCTGCGGGGGCAGGAAGCGGGAGAGGTGGGTGCGGGCCTCGGCCTCGCGCTCGACCAGATCCAGCAGGGTGGAGTTCTGGATCACCGCCGAGGCCTGGGCGGCGACGCCGGCCAGCATCTTCCGGTCGTTCTCGTCGAAGGCCGCCGGAGCCGAGAGGCTCTCGAGGTAGAGGATGCCGAGGTTCCCGGTCGGAGTGGCCAGGGGCATCACCATCGCGCTCTTGATCCCCTTGAGCGAGACGCTCTCGGAGGTGGCGCGGCCGTCGAGGCCGATGCCGTTGCGCAGCAGCCCCTCGGGGCTCTGGAGGGCCTCCTCGACCAGGGAGCGGGGGATCTGGGTGTCGGGATCGTCGAAGTGCGAGCGGTGGGCCTTCGTCCCGTCGGAGAGCTCGAGCACCACCGTGTCGCAGGTGAGGAGGTCGAAGACCAGCTCGACGATGGCCTCGAGCTGCGGCCCGAGGCCTCGCAGGACCTGCACCCGCCGGTGGAACTCCTGGGCGATCCGGAAGCGGACGTTCTCCTGGCGCAGGGCCAGGAGGTTCTCGTGCTCGTTCTGGAAGAGCACCCGCGTCTTCTCGCTCTTCTCCTCGGGCCCCGGCTCCTGGGGGGCGCGCTCGGGCGGCGGCCCGGCGCCCGAGGCGGCGAAGTCGTCGAAGGCCTGGGCGTTGGCGTAGTAGTGCTTCTGCTGGGCGGCGGCGACGGCGCTCCAGGTGGCGAGGAAGACGTGGAGCTGCTTGCCTCCCGAGGTCTGGACCGCCTGGCGGAGGCGGGAGAGGCGCTGGCCCGTCAGCGGGACGGCCACGATGCAGGAGAGGGTCTCCTGCTTGGCGTCCCACCAGAGGGGGATGGCGCCCAGTTCCTCGGCCAGGCGGACGGGGAGGCGCTCGAGGCACTCCGGCTCGATGGTCGCCGCGGCCAGCTTCTCGGCCACGACGAAGCGGGTGCGCAGGTGGGTGGCGAAGAAGCGCAGGAGGTTGGTCTCGGTGATCAGACCCCGCTCGAGGAGGACGTCGCAGACGAAGCCACCCCCCCGCTCGTCGAAGGCGGCGGGGACGAGGTCGATGTCGCTCTCACGCAGGACCTGCCCGGTGACCAGGGCGGTCACCAGCTCGACGTCCGGCGCATCGACGCCGCTCAGCTTCGCCGGGGCCGCCGTCTGCGGCGCCAGGGTGGGGGGGCCCTCCATCGCACCCAACAGACTACCTCGAAACCCCCCCGCAACGGTGTGCGCGAGCGCACGTGACCGCGTTCAGGGGAGCGCCGCCGCCCGGTCGTCCGGAGGCCAGTAATAGACGTTCCAGCCCGAATCCGGCGGCTCGCAGGCCTTCGAGCGCAGCAGGCGGGGCTCGAGGCGGGCCTGGCGCGGCCAGCCCCGGTCGCCCAGGGCCGCCTCCCCGGGCGCCCCGACGGGCATCCGGGTCTCCTCCTCGATCCGATCGGGGCCCAGGCAGAGGCGGAGCATCCCCACCGCCCGGGCGCCCTCGAAGACCTCGAACCAGAGCAGCCGCGAGGCGCCGGCGGGCTCGGCGCGCAGGGCGATCCCGTCGTCCCGCGACTCGATCTGGATCTCGCCCAGGTGGATGGCGTCGGGGGGCTCGAGCGCCCGGGTGAAGCGGCCCACCTGGGTGGCATAGTTCCCGGCGTTCGGGTCGCCGAGGGAGGCCTCGACGACGGCGAGCTCCACCCTCGCGGCCTCGGCCGCGTCCCCGAGGCGGTGGAGGCACTGGGCGAGGGTGTCCCGGACGTGGGGGGCGTTCCCCGAGCGCTGGACCGCGATCTGGGCACCGTCCCGGGCCGAGCGGAGCTGCCCCCGGTCCGCGCGCTCGTCGATGCAGATCATCCAGGCCAGGGCGTTCGTCGACTCGGCGTCGACGCTCTCGAGGGCGGCCACCTCGCGCAGCAGCGAGAAGTCCCCCCGCAGGCCGGCGTCGATGGCGGCGGCGGTGCCGGCCAGCCAGAGCGCGACGAGGGAGAGCGCCAGGGCGCGGATCCAGCCGGGGGTCGGGTGGCCCGGCTCGATGGAGCGCGGGCTCCAGGAGAGGAGCGCGGCGGCGAGGGCGCCCGCGAGGAAGCCACCCAGGTGCGCCGCCCAGTCGATGATGGGCACCAGGAGCGGGGGCACGATGCTCACGATGGCCAGGAACCACCAGGAGAACTTCCTGATCCGGAAGCCGGCCGGGATGGTGCGTGGGTGCCGGAGGCTCAGGACGGCGTAGGCGCCGATGATTCCGTAGATGCAGCCGGAGGAGCCCACCGAGAAGCGCTCGGTGAAGAAGTAGGCGGAGAGCGACGCGCCCGCCAGGCCGGCCACCAGGTAGGCGACCACGAAGCGCCAGGTCCCCATCACCCGCTCGGCCATGTTGCCGAGCATGTAGAAGAAGAAGACGTTCAGGCCGTAGTGCCAGAAGGGGCCGTGGAGCAGGTTGGCGGTGATGAGCCGGTAGTACTCCCCCCCGCGGACCAGCAGCCCGTGCCCGGCGCCCATCCGCAGGAAGACGGTGGCGTGATCGACACCGTCGACGAGGAGCTGGAAGGCGTAGACCACCGTCAGCAGGATCACGAGGGACATCGTGGCCCGGGTGGGCCGGGCGATGGTCGCGCGCATCCGGTCGCTCTCGATGGCGAGGGTGGCCAGGATGGCGGGGCCGTCCGGGTGGGAGTGGAGGCGCTCGCGCAGCAGCTCCCCGAAGCGAGGAAGATCGGTGGGCGTGGCGAAGTCCCGCAGGCGGAAGAAGAAGGTCCGGTGAGCGGACTCGATGATGAGGAAGCCCTCGGGCGGGGCGAAGCGCAGATCCACCGTCCGAAGGTCCCGGAAGGGGACCTTCATCGAGCGGCGGGAGTCGGCCTTGATGGGCAGCTCCACCTCCTCGGCGCCCAGGGCGATGAAGGGGGGGGTCCGGGGCAGGCGCAGCAGGCGCAGCGCGAGGATCGAGCCGCCGACCGTCAGGAAGGCGCCCAGGCTGATCACCGTGTGGGCGAGATCCTCCAGGAGGCTCCCGGTGGAGAAGCTGCCAGAGATCGCGCTGATGACCAGCGCCGCGGCCATCAGCGCGATGACGATGCCCCGGGTCCAGAAGGGGGGCTTCCGCAGCTGGAAGCGCTCGGTCATCCGCAGATTCTAGGACCCGGCGAAGAGGAAGGCCGCCAGCAATCCGAAGACGGCCAGGATCACCCAGAGGGCGTTGCCCACCGGGAAGCGGTAGCGGTTCTCGGTGTAGAGGCCGTCGTCCTCCTTGACCGGTTCGGGCAGGAGGATGCCCCGGCCGAAGAGCCGCTCGGAGCCCCGCAGGGGGTTCTGGAGGAAGGTGATCCCGGCCCGGGCGAGGGAGGCCATCCACTCGCCGATCCCCCCCTGCGCCGCGAAGAGGCCGCGGGAGAGGGCCAGCACCGGCCGCGGCAGGAGCTTGCGATAGATCCAGTCGGTGTCCATCGAGACCGTCGCCTCGCCGTGGAGCTTGTCGAAGAGCAGCCAGAAGGAGAGGGCGGTGCCCACCAGCAGCTGGATCGACTGCATCAGGTGGTGGGTGGTGTAGGGGTGGTACTCGGTGCCGAAGGGGAGGATCCGGTAGAGCACCTCGTACCCGAAGGCGTGGCTGCCGAAGGAGGGCAGCCCGAAGAAGGTGCAGAGCGTGGCTCCGATCCCCATGGCCACGTACATGTTCTTCGGCAGGGGGCGGATCACCTCGTGCTTGCGGTCGGTGGGCGAGATGAAGGTGAACCAGAGCAGCTTCAGGCCGGTGTGGAGGAAGGTGCCGACGCTGGCCAGGGTGAGCCCCAGCTCGGCCCAGCCCCAGCCGCCCTGGGCCGCCGCCGTGATGACGATGGACTTCGAGATGAAGCCGTTGAAGAGCGGGACGCCGGAGATGGAGGCCGCGCCGACGGCGTAGAGGCCGAGCACCCAGGGCATGCTCTTGTGGAGGCCGCCGAGCTCGGTGAGCTTCTCCTTGCCGGTGGCGTAGACCACCGCGCCGGCGCCCATGAAGAGCAGGGACTTGTAGAGGATGTGGCTGAAGGCGTGGGCGCTGCCGCCATCGAGGGCCATCTTCGTCCCCATCCCCGCGGCGGCGACCATGTAACCGACCTGCGAGATGATGTGGTACGCGAGCAGGCGCCGGATGTTGTTCTCCAGCACCGCGTAGACCACGCCGTAGAGGGCCATGATCACGCCGCCGTAGAGCAGGATCTCCCAGCCCGGGAAGAGGGCGATGAGGGCGAAGAC
This genomic window contains:
- a CDS encoding Na(+)/H(+) antiporter subunit D, yielding MSEVLGALRELLPPGVWLIAAAPLLAVLSGTARKVVQLLVPALILAQVLSFHAAAPGSVDLEWMGYTLDLLHVDALRLLFGTIFALMALIGSVYALHVEDPAQNSAAWVYAGGALGVTFSGDLVAFVLFWEMMALSSSLLVFGRGTPEARRAGLRYLAVHGLGGSVLLMGVVGWIAAGHGTAIVALPPGSGIAAWLILFGVAINAAIPPLGAWLPDAYGEGSVTGSVFLSAFTTKTSVFALIALFPGWEILLYGGVIMALYGVVYAVLENNIRRLLAYHIISQVGYMVAAAGMGTKMALDGGSAHAFSHILYKSLLFMGAGAVVYATGKEKLTELGGLHKSMPWVLGLYAVGAASISGVPLFNGFISKSIVITAAAQGGWGWAELGLTLASVGTFLHTGLKLLWFTFISPTDRKHEVIRPLPKNMYVAMGIGATLCTFFGLPSFGSHAFGYEVLYRILPFGTEYHPYTTHHLMQSIQLLVGTALSFWLLFDKLHGEATVSMDTDWIYRKLLPRPVLALSRGLFAAQGGIGEWMASLARAGITFLQNPLRGSERLFGRGILLPEPVKEDDGLYTENRYRFPVGNALWVILAVFGLLAAFLFAGS
- a CDS encoding rhomboid family intramembrane serine protease, producing the protein MTERFQLRKPPFWTRGIVIALMAAALVISAISGSFSTGSLLEDLAHTVISLGAFLTVGGSILALRLLRLPRTPPFIALGAEEVELPIKADSRRSMKVPFRDLRTVDLRFAPPEGFLIIESAHRTFFFRLRDFATPTDLPRFGELLRERLHSHPDGPAILATLAIESDRMRATIARPTRATMSLVILLTVVYAFQLLVDGVDHATVFLRMGAGHGLLVRGGEYYRLITANLLHGPFWHYGLNVFFFYMLGNMAERVMGTWRFVVAYLVAGLAGASLSAYFFTERFSVGSSGCIYGIIGAYAVLSLRHPRTIPAGFRIRKFSWWFLAIVSIVPPLLVPIIDWAAHLGGFLAGALAAALLSWSPRSIEPGHPTPGWIRALALSLVALWLAGTAAAIDAGLRGDFSLLREVAALESVDAESTNALAWMICIDERADRGQLRSARDGAQIAVQRSGNAPHVRDTLAQCLHRLGDAAEAARVELAVVEASLGDPNAGNYATQVGRFTRALEPPDAIHLGEIQIESRDDGIALRAEPAGASRLLWFEVFEGARAVGMLRLCLGPDRIEEETRMPVGAPGEAALGDRGWPRQARLEPRLLRSKACEPPDSGWNVYYWPPDDRAAALP
- a CDS encoding adenylate/guanylate cyclase domain-containing protein; protein product: MEGPPTLAPQTAAPAKLSGVDAPDVELVTALVTGQVLRESDIDLVPAAFDERGGGFVCDVLLERGLITETNLLRFFATHLRTRFVVAEKLAAATIEPECLERLPVRLAEELGAIPLWWDAKQETLSCIVAVPLTGQRLSRLRQAVQTSGGKQLHVFLATWSAVAAAQQKHYYANAQAFDDFAASGAGPPPERAPQEPGPEEKSEKTRVLFQNEHENLLALRQENVRFRIAQEFHRRVQVLRGLGPQLEAIVELVFDLLTCDTVVLELSDGTKAHRSHFDDPDTQIPRSLVEEALQSPEGLLRNGIGLDGRATSESVSLKGIKSAMVMPLATPTGNLGILYLESLSAPAAFDENDRKMLAGVAAQASAVIQNSTLLDLVEREAEARTHLSRFLPPQLVDQAVTGGIDLKLESRNTTATILYADIRGFTRATGQLGAEAIVRALTGFYEEMTEAVFERQGMVDKFMGDCVMAVWGAPLPVPEHAHLALLAAREMMQRASRLQLGDAPLRLGIGVASGTVVAGAIGGSRRMDYTVIGPAVNIAARLCDLAHGGQILTTAQTLRAAGKELPTEQLPPTPLKGVAEALDIHRVLWSTAQTTADAPATTDLAKTGTDPFLPVARSFTPVAMPAMRPPAPAAAPAPPTPPSPTDEEDAAAAPTQLGMPVTAAPELPAPSLGEVPVPEYEASPPPTVVSAPVPLPPRPAAPVPPPQAAVLPPAPAPEPLAAPPGPRATTIFDLPPASPPPAPPGAQAPAPAEAPAAADAEIDVDLDLEEEPPRLENEHPPLPQGVPWVDTD